One Myotis daubentonii chromosome 3, mMyoDau2.1, whole genome shotgun sequence genomic window carries:
- the LOC132230207 gene encoding fetuin-B-like, giving the protein MGLLLLLVLCTLAVSCTTTSVPLKVPSHLPFLLRGCNDADVLAMAASVLQDINNDLKEGYVLSLNRVSAVQEHRQEGLGSLFYFTLDVLHTTCHVLSKKPWRDCEERLLHQQVYGKCKALYYVNRPLRILYLPAYNCTLRPVSRRKVWRMCPDCPSPNSLSDPNVLETATETLAKFNEDSKSGQYSLVKVTWASSQWMFGPFYFVEYLIKESPYIKTEANSSGYQPTDSGPVGICRGSLIRRLHEKLVKINCDFFQSQKNESTHSPSKDVLSGSVQYLPELDDEESQETDPAEAFPVHLDLTTNPQGEPLNVSFLFHGPMIKKLFVLPFPKEEQRSAECPGKASRSDPILLPP; this is encoded by the exons ATGGGTCTACTCCTACTCCTGGTGCTCTGCACCTTGGCCGTGAGCTGCACCACTACATCTGTGCCCCTGAAGGTCCCCAGCCACTTGCCTTTCCTCCTTCGTGGCTGCAATGATGCAGATGTGCTGGCTATGGCCGCATCTGTCCTGCAGGACATCAATAACGACCTAAAGGAAGGCTATGTGCTGAGCCTCAACCGAGTGAGCGCTGTCCAAGAACACAGACAG GAGggtctgggatctctgttctatTTCACACTGGACGTACTGCATACTAcctgccatgtgctcagcaagaaGCCGTGGAGGGACTGTGAGGAGAGGCTCCTGCATCAACAG GTTTATGGCAAATGCAAAGCATTATATTATGTGAACAGGCCACTAAGAATTCTTTATTTACCTGCTTATAACTGTACTCTTCGCCCAG TTTCTCGAAGAAAGGTTTGGAGAATGTGTCCCGACTGCCCATCCCCCAATAGCTTGTCAGATCCCAATGTTCTGGAAACTGCCACTGAGACGCTTGCAAAATTCAATGAGGACAGCAAATCAGGGCAATATTCTCTTGTCAAAGTCACCTGGGCTTCTAGCCAG TGGATGTTTGGCCCCTTTTACTTTGTGGAATATTTAATCAAAGAGTCACCATATATCAAAACGGAAGCCAACAGTTCTGGATATCAGCCCACTGACTCTGGG cctGTTGGTATTTGCAGAGGTTCTCTGATTCGAAGACTTCACGAAAAGCTTGTCAAAATAAATTGTGACTTCTTTCAATCACAG AAAAACGAATCCACGCACTCACCCTCCAAAGATGTGCTAAGCGGATCTGTCCAGTACCTTCCTGAGCTGGATGATGAAGAATCTCAGGAAACGGATCCTGCTGAGGCCTTCCCTGTGCACCTGGATCTAACCACAAATCCCCAGGGAGAACCCCTCAatgtttccttcctcttccatGGGCCTATGATTAAGAAGCTGTTTGTCCTACCTTTTCCCAAAGAAGAACAACGCTCTGCTGAGTGTCCTGGAAAAGCCTCCAGGAGTGACCCTATTCTTCTCCCACCATGA